One Candidatus Thermoplasmatota archaeon DNA window includes the following coding sequences:
- a CDS encoding OB-fold nucleic acid binding domain-containing protein, which translates to MQITTKKIYDLVRDITTEEEFEQKLQQLSDHYDALFDEQTCALLIIDELGRNKHSITSIQDLQLNNEYTIMGTITNISDSRTFQRKNGTEGRVINLDICDNTGSCKLVLWNDDIQQIEKKKISPGTTVKIINGHTKEGRYGIEIHLNRWSFLEVPEEKKNTIDEPKIKTIQGILIQKEPTRPFFKDTGEFGFVTTIRIQEDNSLQKTIILWDDKVKDIQKYKIGDTITIHGVQYKNNNGIIEYHVNGKSTIT; encoded by the coding sequence ATGCAAATCACAACAAAAAAAATTTATGACCTAGTCAGAGACATTACAACTGAAGAAGAATTTGAACAAAAATTACAACAGTTATCAGATCACTATGATGCTCTTTTTGATGAACAGACATGTGCATTACTTATCATTGATGAATTAGGTCGAAATAAACATAGTATAACATCAATACAGGATTTGCAGCTCAACAACGAATATACAATCATGGGAACCATAACAAATATTTCAGATTCACGAACATTTCAAAGAAAAAATGGCACCGAAGGACGAGTGATTAACCTTGATATCTGTGATAACACGGGTTCTTGTAAACTTGTACTGTGGAATGATGATATCCAGCAGATTGAAAAGAAAAAAATTTCACCAGGAACTACAGTGAAAATTATTAATGGACACACAAAAGAAGGACGGTATGGAATTGAAATTCACCTTAATCGATGGAGTTTTCTTGAAGTACCTGAAGAGAAGAAAAACACAATAGATGAACCAAAAATAAAAACAATACAGGGAATTTTAATACAAAAAGAACCTACACGACCTTTTTTTAAAGACACCGGTGAATTCGGCTTTGTTACAACAATACGCATACAGGAGGATAATTCCTTACAGAAAACCATAATCCTCTGGGATGACAAGGTTAAAGATATACAAAAATACAAGATAGGGGATACCATAACAATACATGGAGTCCAATATAAAAATAATAATGGCATCATTGAATATCATGTGAATGGAAAAAGTACGATAACATGA
- a CDS encoding DUF4346 domain-containing protein, with the protein MVDREIPLIHAQKTKQKDIRLDDAGFFVIELHPPEIRVEYYINIYKENKIVSGRLEKVFVGTRADALCDTIAKHIPSLQPDHYMYLGRELQKAYDALQKNERYIQDGC; encoded by the coding sequence ATGGTTGATCGAGAAATACCATTAATCCACGCACAAAAAACCAAACAAAAAGACATCCGCCTTGATGACGCTGGTTTTTTTGTCATCGAACTACACCCGCCAGAAATACGCGTTGAATATTATATAAATATTTATAAAGAGAATAAGATTGTTTCAGGTCGTCTTGAAAAAGTATTTGTTGGAACACGCGCTGATGCTTTGTGTGACACAATAGCGAAGCATATCCCTTCGTTACAGCCTGATCATTATATGTATCTTGGGAGAGAACTTCAAAAGGCATATGATGCTTTACAAAAAAATGAGCGGTACATACAAGATGGTTGTTAA